In Nonomuraea sp. NBC_00507, the following are encoded in one genomic region:
- a CDS encoding antibiotic biosynthesis monooxygenase — translation MKPYAHRGPGGGVATVVISSKVREGREADYRRWQQKINDTMRSFPGCQGSDVYPPIPGEQDVWVVVFRFSSTAELTGWLDSETRRRLLEEVRPLLEKPSELEILAGEPPTREAVTAVISHNVRPGRERDFQRWQDKVRKTQEKFPGFLGFEAFEPVPGVQEHWVVMFRYDTREHLDAWLESDTRRKLLDEGRHYFADFDVRTVKSAFSGWFRFNGETAREPPPNWKQAMSVLLGLYPTVMILNLTVGRAFEAVRLPGYLAMFISNGLSVSILTWLMMPLVNRTFTSWLSPSGGGSVFTNIAGALVMVACMALCIAVFGLITM, via the coding sequence GTGAAGCCTTATGCGCACCGCGGACCTGGAGGCGGCGTCGCCACCGTGGTGATCTCCTCGAAAGTCCGCGAAGGCCGCGAGGCGGACTATCGGCGCTGGCAGCAGAAGATAAATGACACCATGCGCTCCTTTCCTGGTTGTCAGGGCTCGGACGTTTATCCGCCAATTCCTGGTGAGCAGGATGTCTGGGTGGTCGTGTTCCGCTTCTCGAGCACCGCCGAATTGACCGGGTGGCTGGATTCGGAAACGCGAAGAAGACTGCTCGAGGAGGTTCGCCCGCTGCTGGAGAAGCCCTCGGAACTGGAGATCCTGGCAGGGGAGCCGCCGACGAGGGAGGCGGTCACGGCAGTGATCTCCCACAACGTGCGGCCGGGGCGTGAGCGTGATTTCCAGCGCTGGCAGGACAAGGTGCGCAAGACGCAGGAGAAGTTCCCCGGATTCCTGGGGTTCGAAGCGTTCGAACCCGTGCCGGGTGTCCAGGAGCACTGGGTCGTCATGTTCCGCTACGACACCCGGGAGCACCTCGACGCCTGGCTCGAGTCAGACACCCGCAGGAAACTCCTGGACGAGGGGCGCCACTACTTCGCCGACTTCGACGTGCGTACGGTCAAGTCGGCGTTCAGCGGCTGGTTCCGGTTCAACGGCGAGACGGCGCGAGAACCCCCGCCCAACTGGAAGCAGGCCATGTCCGTGCTGCTGGGCCTCTATCCCACGGTGATGATCCTGAATCTGACGGTGGGCCGCGCGTTCGAGGCGGTGCGCCTGCCCGGATACCTCGCCATGTTCATCAGCAACGGCTTGAGCGTCTCCATCCTCACGTGGCTGATGATGCCGCTCGTCAACAGAACCTTCACGTCCTGGCTGTCGCCCAGCGGAGGCGGCTCGGTCTTCACGAACATCGCGGGCGCGTTGGTGATGGTGGCGTGCATGGCGCTGTGCATCGCCGTCTTCGGCCTGATCACGATGTAG
- a CDS encoding ABC transporter permease: MTSVAAARRRLALSRFWADFRHHRAGMIGLGVLVAAVALALVAPLFISEDVTSVVRGTGEKWAAPSLGEPFGTDESGRSILLMVWWGSRTSLLIGFLAALLSIVIGLVVGVAAGHFRGWLGGTLMRVTDWFLVLPSLVTALVLAAILGGSTFTIIMAIGITTWPSTARLIRAQTLAVEARPYIERSKALGAGHWHITTRHVLPNVAPLLLASTTLEVASAIVTESTLAFLGASANKTSWGTMLRGSYDYGAATQGAWWYILIPGLAILTVVMAFTLVGRALETVLNPRLRRAA, encoded by the coding sequence ATGACCAGCGTCGCCGCAGCCCGCAGACGGCTCGCGTTGAGCCGTTTCTGGGCCGATTTCCGCCATCACCGCGCCGGAATGATCGGCCTGGGCGTCCTCGTCGCCGCCGTGGCGCTCGCGCTGGTCGCGCCGCTGTTCATCAGCGAGGACGTGACCAGCGTCGTCAGGGGCACCGGTGAGAAGTGGGCGGCACCCAGCCTGGGCGAGCCGTTCGGCACCGACGAGTCCGGGCGCTCGATCCTGCTGATGGTCTGGTGGGGCTCGCGCACGTCGCTGCTGATCGGCTTCCTGGCCGCGTTGCTCAGCATCGTGATCGGCCTCGTCGTCGGCGTCGCGGCCGGCCACTTCCGCGGCTGGCTCGGCGGTACGCTCATGCGCGTCACCGACTGGTTCCTGGTGTTGCCGTCGCTGGTGACGGCCCTGGTGCTGGCGGCCATTCTGGGCGGCAGCACGTTCACGATCATCATGGCGATCGGGATCACGACCTGGCCCTCGACGGCCCGCCTGATCCGGGCGCAGACGCTGGCCGTCGAGGCTCGCCCGTACATCGAGCGGTCGAAGGCACTCGGCGCCGGGCACTGGCACATCACCACCCGTCACGTGCTGCCGAACGTGGCGCCGCTGCTGCTGGCCAGCACGACGCTGGAGGTGGCCAGCGCCATCGTCACCGAGTCCACGCTGGCCTTCCTCGGCGCCAGCGCGAACAAGACCTCCTGGGGGACCATGCTGCGCGGCTCGTACGACTACGGCGCGGCCACCCAGGGCGCGTGGTGGTACATCCTCATTCCCGGCCTGGCCATCCTCACCGTCGTCATGGCGTTCACCCTCGTGGGCCGCGCGCTGGAGACCGTGCTCAACCCCAGGCTCAGGAGGGCGGCATGA
- a CDS encoding sensor histidine kinase has product MRFVLLGAGVFALSLPVLHGQAGVPSSLPLPVLAAVATAAGLAAWWARRSWWPLAAVGAVTYAWLVMWPPLLIASYYAGRSLSGRRHIAAYLGGCLGVCGISALVGEWQDGLREILTAGLGNALFMALAVIGLPFALGLWVRARVEVQRRAEREQVMRAEQARAQERARIAREMHDVVAHRVSLIVLHAGALEVRAADEETVRTAAMIGGIGREALANLRDVLGVLRSSATDTEPPPTLADLDRLLDQSRALGIAVTRHDEGEERAMEPTVERTAYRVVQEALTNVHKHAGDARTDVRIRYGAGELEVEVRNQASQSPRQELPGAGWGLVGLRERVELLGGTLRTSAQDGGGFLVSARIPASGAALPVTGDRRPA; this is encoded by the coding sequence ATGCGGTTCGTTCTTCTCGGCGCGGGTGTGTTCGCTCTCTCGCTGCCCGTCCTGCACGGGCAGGCCGGGGTGCCGTCGAGTCTCCCCCTCCCGGTGCTGGCGGCCGTCGCCACGGCGGCGGGGCTGGCCGCCTGGTGGGCGCGGCGGTCCTGGTGGCCGCTGGCCGCCGTGGGCGCCGTCACGTACGCGTGGCTGGTGATGTGGCCGCCGCTGCTGATCGCCTCCTACTACGCCGGCCGCTCGTTGAGCGGGAGGCGCCACATCGCCGCCTACCTCGGCGGCTGCCTCGGGGTGTGCGGGATCTCCGCGCTGGTCGGCGAGTGGCAGGACGGTCTGCGGGAGATCCTGACCGCGGGCTTGGGCAACGCGCTGTTCATGGCGCTGGCCGTGATCGGGCTGCCGTTCGCGCTCGGCCTCTGGGTACGCGCCCGCGTCGAGGTCCAGCGGCGCGCGGAACGCGAGCAGGTCATGCGGGCCGAACAGGCCAGGGCACAGGAGCGGGCCAGGATCGCCAGGGAAATGCACGACGTCGTCGCGCACCGGGTCTCGTTGATCGTGCTGCACGCCGGTGCCCTGGAGGTGCGGGCGGCCGACGAGGAGACCGTGCGGACGGCCGCCATGATCGGTGGGATCGGGCGGGAGGCGCTGGCCAACCTGCGTGACGTGCTCGGCGTGCTGCGCTCGTCCGCGACGGACACCGAGCCGCCGCCCACGCTCGCGGACCTCGACCGGCTGCTCGACCAGTCCAGAGCGCTCGGCATCGCGGTGACCAGGCACGACGAGGGCGAGGAGCGGGCCATGGAGCCGACGGTGGAGCGGACCGCGTACCGGGTGGTCCAGGAGGCGCTCACCAACGTGCACAAGCATGCCGGGGACGCTCGCACGGACGTGCGCATCCGCTACGGCGCCGGCGAGCTGGAGGTGGAGGTGCGCAACCAGGCGTCGCAGTCGCCGCGCCAGGAGCTTCCAGGCGCGGGCTGGGGGCTCGTGGGGCTGCGCGAGCGGGTCGAGCTGCTCGGCGGCACGTTGCGCACCAGCGCCCAGGACGGCGGCGGCTTCCTGGTCAGCGCGAGGATCCCGGCGAGCGGGGCGGCGCTCCCGGTGACCGGCGACCGGCGGCCGGCATGA
- a CDS encoding alpha/beta hydrolase family protein yields the protein MIALSLIVLAAHTTLPADLTLPEPTGPKPVGTTSLHLIDSSRRDPWNPNAGERELLVTLWYPARKATGERAPYVTPQESAAILKPYENVPPGALIQVETHARREAPVRGGRLPLVVMSPGFSFPRASLTSLGEDLASRGYLVAAVEHTYESVATTFPDGRTTTCLACVKGQDGAKVAASRVVDVRFVLDELAKGRWGKAIDRSRIAMVGHSMGGNSAAHAMAADPRIKAGANLDGSFQPIVERLDRPFLLIGAPPQRTPDGSDQSWKKSWAGMTGPKRWITVAGTDHSAFVDYAVLRPPLGIPAQELDGARALRITRAHLAAFLDRHLRGKNTPVEAYPEVIDHTRKASAFSAAH from the coding sequence ATGATCGCTCTGTCTTTGATCGTTCTTGCCGCGCATACGACCCTGCCGGCCGACCTCACCCTGCCGGAGCCGACCGGCCCGAAGCCCGTCGGCACGACGAGCCTGCACCTGATCGACTCCAGCCGCCGCGACCCATGGAACCCGAACGCCGGCGAGCGCGAGCTCCTGGTCACGCTCTGGTACCCCGCCCGCAAGGCCACCGGGGAACGGGCGCCCTACGTCACCCCGCAGGAGTCGGCCGCCATACTCAAGCCCTACGAGAACGTGCCCCCGGGCGCCCTCATCCAGGTCGAGACGCACGCCAGACGCGAGGCCCCCGTACGCGGAGGCCGCCTGCCGCTCGTCGTCATGTCGCCCGGGTTCAGCTTCCCGCGGGCGAGCCTCACCTCGCTGGGCGAGGACCTCGCCAGCAGGGGATACCTGGTCGCGGCCGTGGAGCACACGTACGAGTCGGTGGCCACCACGTTCCCCGACGGGCGGACCACCACCTGCCTGGCGTGCGTGAAGGGCCAGGATGGCGCGAAGGTGGCCGCGAGCCGGGTGGTGGACGTGCGGTTCGTGCTGGACGAGCTGGCCAAGGGCCGCTGGGGCAAGGCGATCGACCGGTCGAGGATCGCCATGGTGGGCCACTCGATGGGCGGCAACAGCGCCGCCCATGCCATGGCGGCCGACCCGCGGATCAAGGCAGGCGCCAACCTGGACGGCTCCTTCCAGCCGATCGTCGAACGACTGGACCGCCCGTTCCTGCTCATCGGGGCCCCGCCGCAGCGCACGCCGGACGGGAGCGATCAGTCGTGGAAGAAGTCCTGGGCCGGAATGACCGGGCCGAAGCGCTGGATCACGGTGGCGGGGACCGACCACTCCGCCTTCGTCGACTACGCCGTGCTCAGACCGCCGCTCGGCATCCCCGCCCAAGAGCTCGACGGCGCGCGGGCGTTGCGCATCACCCGCGCCCATCTCGCCGCCTTCCTCGACCGGCACCTACGCGGTAAGAACACGCCGGTCGAGGCCTATCCCGAGGTCATCGATCACACGCGGAAGGCGTCGGCGTTCTCCGCGGCCCACTGA
- a CDS encoding nucleoside deaminase encodes MTPKDFMAEAVRLATESVTHGWGGPFGAVIVRDGEIVARGQNRVLLTGDPTAHGEVEAIRKAIQVLNPQAPSVPEEHQNESTLELVPRPAGSPDPLPERARMLMGCSLYTSGYPCPMCMSAIYWSRIDAVHFSADLEATRKIGFDDAFQYEDFTKPYDQRKIELDQIHPELGAQAYATWANKPDHHPY; translated from the coding sequence ATGACACCCAAGGATTTCATGGCCGAAGCCGTACGGCTCGCCACCGAGTCAGTGACTCATGGTTGGGGCGGCCCGTTCGGCGCGGTCATCGTCAGGGACGGCGAAATTGTGGCCCGCGGCCAGAATCGTGTCCTCCTCACCGGCGATCCGACCGCGCACGGCGAAGTCGAGGCGATCCGCAAGGCCATTCAGGTCCTCAATCCGCAGGCACCCTCCGTCCCGGAGGAACACCAGAACGAGTCGACACTCGAGCTCGTGCCACGCCCCGCGGGGTCACCTGACCCGCTGCCCGAGCGGGCCAGGATGCTCATGGGCTGTTCGCTCTACACGAGCGGCTATCCCTGCCCCATGTGCATGAGCGCCATCTACTGGTCAAGGATCGACGCCGTGCACTTCAGCGCGGACCTGGAGGCGACCCGGAAGATCGGCTTCGACGACGCCTTCCAGTACGAAGACTTCACGAAACCCTACGATCAGCGCAAGATCGAGCTGGATCAAATACATCCCGAGCTCGGCGCCCAAGCGTACGCGACCTGGGCGAACAAGCCCGACCATCACCCCTACTGA
- a CDS encoding response regulator transcription factor encodes MIRVLVVDDEELVRSGLRLILEAAGDIAVVGEARDGAEAVSAADRLRPEVVLMDVRMPGMDGLTAAARLLSRPGAPKLVMLTTFDLDEYVHEALRLGAVGFLLKDTPPRELAAAVRTVAGGQAMLSPSVTKRLIASYADRAPSRAETARKHLATLTGREEDVIRALARGLSNAEIGRTLHLTEATVKAHVSRVLAKLGLANRVQAAILVHDADLG; translated from the coding sequence ATGATCAGGGTGCTCGTGGTCGACGACGAGGAGCTCGTACGGTCGGGGCTGCGGCTGATCCTGGAGGCGGCCGGCGATATCGCGGTCGTCGGCGAGGCCCGCGACGGGGCGGAAGCGGTGTCGGCGGCGGACCGGCTGCGGCCCGAGGTCGTGCTGATGGACGTGCGCATGCCGGGCATGGACGGCCTGACCGCCGCCGCGCGCCTGCTGTCCCGCCCCGGCGCGCCCAAGCTGGTGATGCTGACGACGTTCGACCTGGACGAGTACGTGCACGAGGCGCTCCGCCTGGGCGCGGTCGGGTTCCTGCTCAAGGACACCCCGCCGAGGGAACTGGCCGCCGCCGTCCGCACGGTCGCCGGCGGCCAGGCCATGCTCTCCCCCTCGGTCACCAAACGCCTGATCGCCTCGTACGCGGACCGCGCGCCCTCCCGCGCCGAGACCGCCCGCAAACACCTGGCCACGCTCACCGGCCGCGAGGAGGACGTGATCAGGGCGCTGGCCCGAGGCCTGTCCAACGCCGAGATCGGCCGCACGCTGCACCTGACGGAGGCCACGGTGAAGGCGCACGTCAGCCGCGTGCTGGCCAAGCTGGGCCTGGCCAACCGCGTCCAGGCGGCCATCCTGGTCCATGACGCCGACCTGGGCTGA
- a CDS encoding ABC transporter ATP-binding protein, protein MTETQTAAEAVSTTRPTLLEARDLHVDFASRGRRARAVDGVNLAIGEGEIVALVGESGCGKTTLARTLLGLERPTSGEVRYGGAALDYSSKALKAYRRQVQLVLQDPTGSLNPRHTVYEAVAEGPRIHGLPDEREVVATALSRAGLRPPDRFFLRYPHELSGGQRQRVVIAGALALNPKVLVADEPVASLDASVRGEILALLLKLREDLGLSALVVTHDLGLAWNIADRVAVMYLGRIVESGPVEQVLTAPRHPYTQALMSVLPESPERVVLTGEPPDPTRIPGGCRFHARCQVLASGRAAEAEVDAKCRAEPLAILPAVSEAQAACYYADAVVQ, encoded by the coding sequence ATGACAGAGACGCAGACCGCCGCCGAGGCGGTCTCGACGACGCGGCCGACCTTGCTGGAAGCCCGTGACCTGCACGTCGATTTCGCCTCCCGCGGCCGCCGCGCCCGTGCCGTGGACGGCGTGAACCTCGCGATCGGCGAGGGCGAGATCGTGGCGCTGGTCGGCGAGTCCGGCTGCGGCAAGACCACGCTGGCGCGCACCTTGCTCGGCCTCGAACGCCCTACCTCCGGCGAGGTCCGCTACGGCGGCGCCGCGCTGGATTACTCCTCCAAGGCGCTCAAGGCCTACCGCCGGCAGGTGCAACTCGTCCTGCAGGACCCGACGGGGTCGCTCAACCCCCGTCACACGGTGTACGAGGCCGTCGCCGAGGGCCCGCGCATCCACGGCCTGCCGGACGAGCGGGAGGTCGTGGCCACGGCGCTGTCCAGGGCGGGGCTGCGGCCGCCTGACCGGTTCTTCCTGCGCTACCCGCACGAGCTGTCCGGCGGGCAGCGGCAACGCGTGGTGATCGCGGGCGCGCTGGCGCTGAACCCGAAGGTGCTGGTGGCCGACGAGCCGGTGGCCTCGCTCGACGCCTCTGTGCGTGGCGAGATCCTGGCCCTGCTGCTCAAGCTGCGGGAGGATCTGGGGTTGTCGGCGCTGGTCGTCACCCACGACCTGGGGCTGGCCTGGAACATCGCGGACCGGGTGGCCGTGATGTACCTGGGCAGGATCGTCGAATCCGGGCCTGTCGAGCAGGTGCTGACCGCGCCGCGGCATCCGTACACGCAGGCGCTGATGTCGGTGTTGCCCGAGTCTCCCGAGCGGGTCGTGCTGACCGGCGAGCCGCCGGACCCGACGCGGATCCCCGGCGGCTGCCGCTTCCACGCCCGCTGTCAGGTGCTCGCCTCCGGGCGAGCGGCCGAGGCTGAGGTGGACGCCAAGTGCCGGGCGGAGCCGCTGGCCATCCTGCCCGCGGTGTCCGAGGCGCAGGCAGCCTGCTACTACGCGGACGCTGTCGTTCAGTAG
- a CDS encoding ABC transporter ATP-binding protein has product MSLLELDDLSVTYRIASGEVPAVRGVSLTLDSGAALGVAGESGSGKSTLAMALLRLLPRDARVGGRILLDGDDILAMKWGRMRAVRWAEASIVFQGAQHGLNPVRRIGDQIAEPLLVHNLAKPDAARKRVTELLEQVGLPAWRARSYPHELSGGQRQRVMIAMALACSPRLIIADEPTTALDVMVQAQVLTLIKDLVAQHDISLIMISHDLSVLADVCDQLAVMYAGRVVEHGPSHEVFHDAKHPYSRALAAAFPTVGDPASRLAPKGLGGDPPDPMQLPTGCSFHPRCPVALEECATMDVELWAAGKGRTAACVHVQEAS; this is encoded by the coding sequence ATGAGTCTTCTTGAACTCGACGACCTGTCGGTGACCTACCGCATCGCCTCGGGCGAGGTGCCCGCGGTGCGGGGTGTGTCGCTGACGCTCGACTCCGGAGCGGCACTCGGAGTCGCCGGCGAGTCGGGATCCGGCAAGTCGACGCTGGCCATGGCGCTGCTCCGGCTCCTGCCCCGGGACGCGCGCGTCGGCGGCCGGATCCTGCTCGACGGTGATGACATCCTCGCCATGAAGTGGGGCCGCATGCGGGCGGTGCGCTGGGCGGAGGCCTCGATCGTGTTCCAGGGAGCCCAGCACGGGCTCAACCCGGTGCGCAGGATCGGCGACCAGATCGCCGAGCCGCTGCTCGTGCACAACCTGGCCAAGCCGGACGCCGCTCGCAAGCGCGTCACCGAGCTGCTCGAACAGGTCGGCCTGCCGGCCTGGCGGGCCCGCAGCTACCCGCACGAGCTGTCAGGCGGGCAGCGGCAGCGCGTGATGATCGCGATGGCGCTGGCCTGCTCGCCCCGGCTGATCATCGCCGACGAGCCGACCACCGCGCTCGACGTGATGGTCCAGGCCCAGGTCCTCACGCTGATCAAGGACCTGGTGGCCCAGCACGACATCTCACTGATCATGATCTCGCACGACCTGTCGGTGCTCGCCGACGTGTGCGACCAGCTCGCGGTCATGTACGCGGGCCGCGTCGTCGAACACGGCCCCTCGCACGAGGTCTTCCACGACGCCAAGCACCCCTACAGCCGGGCCCTCGCCGCGGCGTTCCCGACGGTCGGGGACCCGGCGTCGCGGCTGGCGCCCAAGGGGCTCGGCGGCGACCCGCCCGACCCGATGCAGCTGCCGACCGGCTGCTCGTTCCACCCGCGCTGCCCGGTCGCGCTGGAGGAGTGCGCGACCATGGACGTGGAGCTCTGGGCGGCCGGCAAGGGCCGTACCGCGGCCTGCGTGCACGTACAGGAGGCCTCATGA
- a CDS encoding FAD-dependent monooxygenase, whose translation MTNILISGASIAGTTTAYWLHRHGFTVTVVERAPAIREGGYKIDIRGAALQVIERMGLMDAVRARSTDMRVATHYDAKGRPVATMDAALFGGRMGDDIEIMRGDLNELLYELTRDKVEYVFDDSITGIADDGTVTFERAQPRAFDLVIGADGAHSNVRRLAFGEEERFARHLGHYISICTVPNTLGLDREEAVHAAPGRTANVYSTRQDTGAKALFMWSSPPLAYDHRSVTEQKELLARAMEGTGWEVPGLLESVRDAKDFYFDSVGQIQMDRWSKGRAMLVGDAAYCASPASGQGTSLALVGAYVLAGELATGRGADGYERELRGFVAANQALAEANLKGMVIPSRLALWIQIKMIKLLPHLPGRDRMVERIAGPIHRAANAISLKNYME comes from the coding sequence ATGACGAACATTCTGATCTCCGGTGCCAGCATCGCCGGCACGACGACGGCCTACTGGCTGCACAGGCACGGCTTCACCGTCACCGTGGTGGAGCGGGCGCCCGCCATCCGCGAAGGCGGCTACAAGATCGACATCCGGGGCGCGGCGCTCCAGGTGATCGAGCGCATGGGGCTCATGGACGCGGTCCGCGCCAGGAGCACGGACATGCGGGTCGCCACCCACTACGACGCCAAGGGCAGGCCGGTCGCGACCATGGACGCCGCCCTGTTCGGCGGCCGCATGGGCGACGACATCGAGATCATGCGCGGCGACCTCAACGAACTGCTGTACGAGCTGACGCGCGACAAGGTGGAGTACGTCTTCGACGACTCGATCACCGGCATCGCCGACGACGGCACGGTGACCTTCGAACGCGCGCAGCCGCGTGCGTTCGACCTGGTCATCGGGGCGGACGGCGCCCATTCCAACGTCAGGAGGCTGGCCTTCGGCGAGGAGGAGCGCTTCGCCCGCCACCTCGGCCACTACATCTCGATCTGCACGGTGCCCAACACGCTGGGCCTGGACCGCGAGGAGGCCGTGCACGCGGCGCCGGGCCGGACCGCGAACGTCTACAGCACCCGCCAGGACACGGGCGCCAAAGCGTTATTCATGTGGTCGTCGCCACCGCTGGCCTACGACCACAGGAGCGTGACCGAGCAGAAGGAGCTGCTGGCGCGAGCCATGGAGGGGACCGGCTGGGAGGTTCCCGGGCTGCTCGAGTCCGTGCGGGACGCCAAGGACTTCTACTTCGACTCGGTCGGCCAGATCCAGATGGACCGCTGGTCGAAGGGCCGGGCCATGCTGGTGGGTGACGCGGCGTACTGCGCCTCGCCGGCCTCGGGGCAGGGCACGAGTCTGGCGCTCGTGGGGGCGTACGTGCTGGCCGGCGAGCTGGCCACAGGCCGCGGCGCGGACGGCTACGAGCGGGAGCTGCGCGGCTTCGTCGCGGCCAACCAGGCGCTCGCCGAGGCCAACCTCAAGGGCATGGTGATCCCGTCACGCCTTGCCCTCTGGATCCAGATCAAGATGATCAAGCTGCTGCCCCACCTGCCGGGACGCGACCGCATGGTCGAGCGGATCGCGGGGCCGATCCACCGGGCCGCGAACGCCATCTCACTCAAGAACTATATGGAATGA
- a CDS encoding NAD(P)H-binding protein: MTFLVTGATGTVGRLVVEELLAAGQQVRALTRNPAKADLPEGVEVVAGDLARLDTLAGVFDGVEGAHFINFAGDDYQPLPDGAGLVKLVAAAGVRRVTVLGGRADGELEQALAGTDIEWTLLHPVEFMSNTLRWWAHTIRTEGVIKEPFGDRLSALVHERDIAAVAATVLVQGGHDGKTYTLTGPEAITLREKIAILGAAIGRDVRFVELTVDEARAKWRGDGMGEETIEFLVNALGNTPEVGYTVVPTVREVTGRDARGFAQWAAENADAFRV, from the coding sequence ATGACTTTCCTCGTCACCGGAGCCACCGGGACCGTCGGCCGTCTCGTCGTCGAGGAGCTCCTCGCTGCCGGGCAGCAGGTGCGGGCCCTGACCAGGAATCCCGCCAAGGCAGACCTGCCCGAGGGCGTCGAGGTGGTCGCGGGCGACCTGGCCAGGCTCGACACGCTGGCCGGCGTCTTCGACGGGGTCGAGGGCGCGCACTTCATCAACTTCGCGGGTGACGACTACCAGCCGCTGCCGGACGGCGCCGGTTTGGTGAAGCTGGTCGCCGCGGCAGGCGTGCGGCGGGTCACGGTGCTCGGCGGGCGCGCGGACGGCGAGCTGGAGCAGGCGCTGGCCGGCACCGACATCGAGTGGACGTTGCTGCACCCCGTCGAGTTCATGTCCAACACGCTGCGCTGGTGGGCGCACACGATCAGGACGGAAGGCGTCATCAAGGAGCCGTTCGGCGACCGGCTGAGCGCGCTGGTGCACGAGCGCGACATCGCCGCCGTGGCCGCGACGGTGCTGGTCCAGGGGGGACACGACGGCAAGACGTACACGCTGACCGGCCCCGAGGCGATCACCCTCAGGGAGAAGATCGCGATCCTGGGCGCGGCGATCGGCAGAGACGTGCGGTTCGTGGAGCTGACCGTGGACGAGGCGCGGGCCAAGTGGCGCGGTGACGGCATGGGCGAGGAGACCATCGAGTTCCTCGTCAACGCGCTCGGCAACACGCCGGAGGTCGGCTACACCGTGGTCCCGACCGTGCGAGAGGTCACCGGCCGGGACGCGCGCGGCTTCGCTCAGTGGGCCGCGGAGAACGCCGACGCCTTCCGCGTGTGA